A genomic region of Lachnoclostridium edouardi contains the following coding sequences:
- a CDS encoding sodium:solute symporter family transporter: protein MSLRVVACIYFALFIIMLGVVSAWSAREKSKGTKDQATEHFLGGRNTPFFVLAMAYCASFASAGSFMGDPALVSYIGYPYIWFGCFLVPGSVLVGLVIIRKMRLQCEKLHCLTPP from the coding sequence ATGAGTCTTAGAGTTGTAGCTTGTATCTATTTTGCATTGTTTATTATTATGCTGGGAGTTGTATCAGCCTGGTCGGCAAGAGAAAAATCAAAGGGAACAAAGGATCAGGCCACGGAGCATTTTCTTGGGGGAAGGAATACGCCGTTCTTTGTATTAGCAATGGCCTACTGCGCCTCTTTTGCAAGTGCAGGTTCGTTTATGGGAGATCCTGCCTTGGTGTCATATATTGGTTATCCTTATATTTGGTTCGGTTGTTTTTTAGTTCCCGGCTCAGTGCTGGTAGGGTTAGTGATTATACGGAAAATGCGGTTACAGTGTGAAAAACTGCATTGTCTGACCCCCCCATAG
- a CDS encoding sodium:solute symporter family transporter, giving the protein MSDPPIEFIGARFDSPFLKVFLSLTMAICLTMSLVSQVKGAAVLLVHFTQIDFKIAVIIIAVAIGVCTVSGGMRSVAWTDTFQGILMVALCIVLIVSGLVKAGGFAGIDAFLANYDLNMLKAAQDGLWVDCGIPGIIGMAVFAILVLPAQPYLMSNYIAMKDVTRKTVGKFLLLTLFTNLLFCSLPICGLAGRVLYPNAEADYIVVTLATGILHPLLSCGIMVGLFSAIISTATAMLLAIGQGVGRDVLVQFQPNTSIKRQVCVANIVSVIVVLICMVFNLSNPPEFLQFFNLIGQTGVGTAIALPLYCGILYKKATKEAAISAAIMGVIATVVFNFIPCGFAVAMGAPIIVAAITFFGVNAIIVNARGVNEEIAALGQV; this is encoded by the coding sequence TTGTCTGACCCCCCCATAGAGTTTATTGGCGCACGTTTTGACAGCCCATTTCTAAAAGTTTTTTTAAGCTTGACTATGGCCATTTGTCTGACTATGAGTCTGGTATCCCAGGTAAAAGGAGCAGCTGTTTTGCTGGTGCATTTTACACAAATTGATTTTAAGATTGCAGTAATAATTATCGCTGTGGCTATTGGTGTTTGTACAGTTTCTGGCGGTATGCGTTCCGTGGCCTGGACAGACACATTTCAGGGTATTTTAATGGTAGCTTTGTGTATAGTTCTTATTGTGTCAGGTTTAGTGAAAGCCGGCGGATTTGCTGGTATTGATGCCTTTTTGGCAAATTATGATCTAAACATGCTAAAAGCCGCACAGGATGGACTGTGGGTGGACTGCGGTATCCCCGGCATTATTGGCATGGCTGTTTTCGCCATACTGGTTTTGCCGGCACAGCCTTATTTAATGAGCAATTATATTGCTATGAAGGATGTAACACGTAAAACAGTAGGCAAGTTTTTACTGTTGACGCTTTTCACTAATCTGTTATTTTGCTCGCTGCCAATCTGCGGGTTGGCCGGAAGAGTACTTTATCCAAATGCAGAGGCAGATTATATTGTAGTGACGCTTGCCACTGGTATTTTGCATCCGCTTCTTTCCTGCGGTATTATGGTGGGGCTGTTTTCTGCTATCATTTCTACAGCTACAGCTATGCTGCTTGCAATCGGTCAAGGCGTGGGGCGGGATGTGCTTGTGCAGTTTCAGCCAAATACATCAATTAAAAGGCAGGTTTGCGTGGCTAATATAGTTTCCGTTATTGTGGTGCTGATCTGTATGGTGTTTAACCTTAGTAATCCTCCGGAATTTTTGCAGTTTTTTAATCTCATTGGACAAACTGGTGTGGGGACGGCCATTGCTCTTCCCCTGTATTGCGGTATTCTTTATAAAAAGGCAACGAAAGAGGCTGCAATTTCCGCAGCAATTATGGGTGTAATTGCAACAGTAGTATTTAATTTTATTCCCTGCGGTTTTGCAGTAGCCATGGGGGCTCCCATAATTGTGGCGGCCATCACTTTCTTTGGCGTCAATGCTATTATTGTTAATGCCAGGGGAGTTAATGAGGAAATTGCAGCCTTAGGACAGGTTTAA
- a CDS encoding dihydrodipicolinate synthase family protein translates to MKTIVKGMYAAIPTALNKEGNIIVESMKQICGRIINSGMQGILVCGSTGEYPLLTVEKRKETVKLVCDFVKKRAQIVVGCSCHNQEETIDMVKYAESCGADLALVVPPYYMTTTEQGIYQYYKEISDHCTNIDLLVYNYPEATNVRLSVEFIKKLSELQHVAGVKNTDGMDHTSKLIEAMKDVPEFGVVNGFEHLIMGTLASGGDGVMGIIQGVAPVQMMELYNAFEKGDIKTAMDINKKMRPLYTLMEKEPCPAPVKAAFHILGMRCGDPIRPLLPASEELKAELYTEMKKAGLL, encoded by the coding sequence ATGAAAACAATAGTAAAGGGTATGTATGCGGCAATTCCCACTGCATTAAATAAAGAGGGAAATATTATTGTGGAATCAATGAAACAGATTTGCGGGAGAATTATTAACAGTGGTATGCAGGGGATTCTTGTGTGTGGAAGTACAGGCGAGTACCCGCTTCTTACAGTTGAAAAACGGAAAGAAACAGTGAAATTAGTCTGTGACTTTGTGAAGAAGAGAGCACAGATTGTAGTAGGATGCAGCTGTCACAATCAAGAAGAAACGATTGATATGGTAAAGTATGCAGAAAGCTGCGGAGCTGATTTGGCCTTAGTGGTACCGCCATATTATATGACAACAACTGAGCAAGGAATTTACCAGTATTATAAAGAGATTTCTGACCATTGTACTAATATTGATCTGTTAGTTTATAATTACCCGGAAGCTACCAACGTAAGGTTAAGCGTGGAATTTATAAAGAAACTGTCTGAGCTCCAGCATGTGGCAGGAGTTAAAAATACAGATGGCATGGACCACACTAGTAAGCTAATTGAAGCAATGAAGGATGTTCCAGAATTTGGGGTGGTTAATGGTTTTGAACATTTGATTATGGGTACACTTGCCAGCGGTGGTGATGGTGTAATGGGAATTATCCAGGGGGTAGCGCCTGTTCAAATGATGGAGCTTTATAATGCATTTGAAAAAGGAGATATTAAAACAGCAATGGATATTAATAAAAAAATGCGTCCGCTTTACACATTGATGGAGAAAGAACCTTGTCCGGCGCCGGTAAAAGCCGCGTTTCATATTCTTGGAATGAGATGCGGCGATCCTATTCGTCCATTGCTGCCGGCATCAGAGGAGCTTAAAGCTGAGTTATATACGGAAATGAAAAAGGCGGGATTGCTGTAA
- a CDS encoding iron-containing alcohol dehydrogenase, producing MFTIDTYLPTRIIFGCGRLEELKSLELPGKKALICITADRLMHTLGILERVERLLQENGTDYVIYDKVQPNPTKACVEEATALAVQCDCDFTLGLGGGSSIDTAKGCALMLALEGDLWDYAYTGTGGRKEAKKSVSSSNYYYNLRNRHRMRSILCDYESGH from the coding sequence ATGTTTACAATAGATACATATTTGCCTACCCGTATCATATTTGGCTGTGGCAGATTAGAAGAATTAAAAAGTCTGGAACTGCCGGGAAAAAAGGCGCTGATTTGTATTACGGCAGACAGGCTTATGCATACATTGGGAATTTTGGAACGTGTAGAAAGGCTTTTACAGGAAAATGGAACGGATTATGTGATTTATGATAAGGTTCAGCCTAATCCAACGAAAGCCTGTGTGGAAGAAGCAACGGCGCTGGCAGTACAGTGCGACTGTGATTTTACATTGGGACTTGGAGGAGGCAGCAGTATTGACACGGCAAAGGGCTGTGCTTTAATGTTGGCTCTGGAAGGAGATCTTTGGGATTATGCTTATACGGGAACTGGCGGACGGAAGGAGGCCAAAAAAAGCGTATCCAGTAGTAACTATTACTACAACTTGCGGAACAGGCACAGAATGCGATCAATATTGTGTGATTACGAATCAGGACACTAA
- a CDS encoding iron-containing alcohol dehydrogenase, whose translation MTTTCGTGTECDQYCVITNQDTNEKLDFTSEAIFPTLSIIDPELMCSLPRTLTIYQGFDALFHNAECYVTNGHRNRMLDLYAADGVRTVARYLPYVISVPGDLEARTNMAYAADILGGYSMALDSVTSHHILGQTLGGFYNKFPHGAALIAVAEAYYKKVCSLLPQEFDELGELMGEQRNADKPGYAYVKALIRLLEETGVRELKMSEFGVRKEDFVKIVDMTVNQVGINIDRYKLTEADFMEILEQSWR comes from the coding sequence ATTACTACAACTTGCGGAACAGGCACAGAATGCGATCAATATTGTGTGATTACGAATCAGGACACTAACGAAAAACTGGATTTTACTTCTGAAGCCATATTTCCAACGCTTTCCATTATTGATCCTGAGCTAATGTGTTCATTGCCCAGAACGCTGACAATTTATCAGGGCTTTGACGCACTGTTCCATAATGCGGAGTGCTATGTAACGAATGGCCACAGAAATCGCATGTTGGATTTGTATGCGGCTGACGGCGTAAGAACTGTGGCCCGGTATTTACCTTATGTGATATCTGTCCCAGGCGACTTAGAAGCACGCACAAACATGGCATATGCAGCTGATATTCTGGGCGGTTATAGTATGGCGCTGGACAGCGTAACCTCCCATCATATTCTTGGCCAGACTTTAGGAGGGTTTTACAATAAATTTCCTCATGGAGCCGCACTGATTGCAGTGGCGGAGGCCTATTATAAAAAAGTTTGTTCACTGCTTCCCCAAGAGTTTGATGAATTAGGTGAATTAATGGGAGAACAGCGTAATGCAGACAAACCAGGATATGCTTATGTGAAAGCATTAATACGATTGTTGGAGGAAACTGGCGTTCGGGAGCTGAAAATGTCTGAGTTTGGCGTCCGAAAAGAAGACTTTGTAAAGATTGTGGACATGACTGTGAATCAGGTTGGCATTAATATTGATCGTTACAAATTAACAGAAGCAGATTTTATGGAAATTTTAGAACAGTCCTGGCGTTAA
- a CDS encoding amidohydrolase family protein, whose protein sequence is MKAYVDGVIASGGKYIKAVIDAPAIIGGELMDQSLLGEIVSYSHQKGVKVAAHATTIAAYKMAVACDVDILIHIPLGEDFPAELAQEIAEKQIQVITTLVMMKGFADSPFYGYKKEDYNAAKEGVNLLKSNGVPILTGTDSNSTFFLPRVKHGSSLHKEMKLLAEAGLTPQQVLQSTTAVVASAFELENAGTITAGQKAAMILIKGRPDQEIGDIDKIVQIWIDGKPVLENSSYAK, encoded by the coding sequence GTGAAGGCGTATGTGGATGGTGTGATTGCCTCTGGAGGGAAATATATTAAAGCGGTAATCGATGCACCGGCAATTATAGGGGGCGAATTAATGGATCAATCGCTTCTTGGGGAAATTGTTTCTTATTCCCACCAAAAGGGGGTAAAAGTAGCAGCCCATGCAACAACTATAGCGGCCTACAAAATGGCAGTTGCATGTGATGTGGATATTCTGATTCACATTCCATTGGGTGAAGATTTCCCGGCAGAATTAGCACAGGAAATAGCAGAAAAGCAAATTCAGGTGATAACGACTCTTGTGATGATGAAAGGATTTGCGGATTCTCCGTTTTATGGATATAAAAAAGAGGATTATAACGCAGCAAAGGAAGGGGTTAATTTATTGAAGTCTAATGGAGTGCCCATTTTAACCGGCACTGATTCAAACAGTACTTTCTTTCTTCCAAGAGTAAAACATGGCTCATCCCTTCACAAAGAAATGAAACTGCTTGCTGAAGCAGGACTGACCCCCCAACAGGTTTTACAGAGTACAACAGCTGTTGTTGCCAGTGCATTTGAACTTGAAAATGCGGGAACTATTACAGCCGGACAGAAGGCCGCTATGATCTTGATTAAAGGAAGACCAGATCAGGAGATAGGGGATATTGATAAAATCGTGCAGATTTGGATTGACGGAAAACCGGTTTTGGAAAACAGCAGTTATGCTAAATAA
- a CDS encoding nitroreductase family protein, with product MEFSEVIKNRYSCKKFDGRPVDKELLDQILEAGRLAPTAKNLQEQHIYVIQSEENLSKIDKVTPCRYGAATVAVVAFDKNNVFVYPGGKRDSGGEDAAIVATHMMLAAANAGVDSCWVNFFDPDAAAKELGLPDNEEILMLLVLGYKAEGTKPLPPHSQRKELSETVTYL from the coding sequence ATGGAATTTTCAGAAGTTATTAAAAACCGTTATTCTTGTAAAAAGTTTGATGGCAGACCAGTGGATAAGGAATTGTTAGATCAGATTTTGGAAGCAGGACGTCTGGCGCCTACAGCTAAGAATCTCCAGGAGCAGCATATTTATGTTATACAGTCTGAGGAAAATCTTTCAAAGATTGATAAGGTTACGCCATGCCGTTATGGAGCCGCAACAGTTGCAGTTGTTGCTTTTGACAAAAATAACGTATTTGTTTATCCTGGCGGAAAAAGGGATTCCGGTGGGGAGGATGCGGCTATTGTGGCAACCCACATGATGTTAGCTGCTGCAAATGCTGGCGTGGACAGCTGCTGGGTTAATTTCTTTGACCCTGATGCCGCGGCGAAGGAATTGGGCTTGCCGGATAACGAGGAGATTTTAATGTTGTTAGTTCTTGGATATAAAGCAGAAGGAACAAAGCCTTTGCCTCCTCACAGTCAGAGAAAAGAGCTTTCAGAAACAGTTACATATTTGTAA
- a CDS encoding flavodoxin, giving the protein MSEILVGYFSATGITEKLARKIAAAVGGELHEIQPQVPYTEADLDWTNNKSRSSVEMRDKTFRPAIANKLEGSDNVKVLIIAFPIWWYVAPTIINTFLEQYDWTDKIIIPVATSGGSGMGNTNRELKPSCPGAVLKDGKCFKANVSEKEIKEWFDSILLHNT; this is encoded by the coding sequence ATGAGTGAAATCTTAGTAGGGTATTTTTCTGCAACAGGGATAACTGAAAAGCTGGCCAGAAAAATTGCAGCCGCAGTTGGAGGAGAGTTACATGAGATTCAGCCCCAAGTGCCATATACAGAAGCTGACCTTGACTGGACAAATAATAAGAGCCGAAGCAGCGTGGAGATGAGGGACAAAACATTTAGACCAGCCATTGCCAATAAACTGGAGGGCAGTGACAATGTAAAAGTTTTAATTATTGCCTTCCCTATATGGTGGTATGTGGCGCCTACAATTATTAATACATTTTTAGAGCAATATGACTGGACTGACAAGATTATTATTCCTGTGGCAACGTCAGGAGGCAGCGGCATGGGAAATACTAACAGGGAGCTGAAGCCCTCCTGCCCAGGAGCTGTGCTGAAAGATGGGAAATGTTTTAAAGCCAATGTAAGCGAAAAAGAAATTAAAGAATGGTTTGACAGTATTCTCTTGCATAACACATAA
- a CDS encoding TetR/AcrR family transcriptional regulator produces MPKVAYSEEEREKIREMLIAAGLELMTQQGIQHTTVEQIYKKVGISQTFFYSFFPTKEELIVETLYLQQPRLIDYARKLMNDPALSWREGVEQLLYSLCYGEKYGIIVLTMEEQQLIFKRLSEKNYKIFREKQLRLFNTILNICGIYVNEEQLKVFLNLAIITVITYRVFPNTFPLLISEVSKETVDFQIHTLVDYLEKLKK; encoded by the coding sequence ATGCCAAAAGTCGCTTATTCAGAAGAGGAAAGAGAGAAAATCAGAGAGATGCTGATTGCTGCAGGACTTGAATTAATGACACAGCAGGGAATTCAGCATACTACTGTGGAACAAATTTATAAAAAAGTAGGGATTTCCCAGACCTTCTTTTATTCTTTTTTTCCCACAAAAGAGGAACTGATTGTAGAGACTTTGTATTTGCAGCAGCCTAGATTAATTGATTATGCAAGAAAATTGATGAATGATCCTGCCCTAAGCTGGAGGGAAGGGGTGGAGCAGCTTCTCTATTCTTTGTGTTATGGAGAAAAATATGGAATTATAGTTTTAACTATGGAAGAGCAGCAGCTAATTTTTAAGCGTTTATCTGAAAAAAACTATAAAATATTTCGGGAAAAGCAGCTGCGCCTTTTTAATACCATCTTAAATATTTGCGGAATTTATGTAAATGAAGAGCAGTTAAAGGTATTTCTTAATCTGGCGATTATAACTGTAATTACTTATCGGGTATTTCCCAATACTTTTCCGCTGCTTATATCTGAGGTTTCAAAGGAAACAGTGGATTTTCAGATTCATACACTTGTAGATTATCTGGAAAAGCTGAAAAAGTAA
- a CDS encoding LysR family transcriptional regulator encodes MELRVLQYFLAVAREQSVSGAAEYLHLSQPTLSRQLKDLEEEFGKQLFIRENRKITLTEEGMILRKRAEEIMDLVQKTEQEITSNDEIVVGDIHIGAGETDAIRILAKAARQLLKKHPGIRIHIASGDSVNVTEELDKGLIDFGILFDPKDLSKYNHLKIPKKDTWGVLMLKDAPLAQKEAVRPEDLWDKPLILSRQHRDGSALSIWLNKSETDLNIVATYNLLYNGSILVSEGIGYAITLDKIINTQGSNLCFRPLTPSLQASLCIVWKKYQVFTKAAQLFLQALQENLSPDS; translated from the coding sequence ATGGAATTACGTGTGTTACAATATTTTCTTGCTGTGGCCAGAGAGCAAAGCGTTTCTGGAGCGGCAGAATATCTCCATCTGTCCCAGCCGACACTTTCACGTCAGCTAAAAGACTTGGAAGAGGAATTTGGGAAACAACTTTTTATTCGCGAGAATCGGAAAATCACCCTTACTGAGGAAGGCATGATTCTGAGGAAACGTGCGGAAGAAATTATGGATTTGGTACAGAAAACAGAACAGGAAATCACTTCTAATGATGAGATCGTAGTTGGGGATATTCACATCGGCGCAGGGGAGACAGACGCTATACGCATTCTTGCAAAGGCCGCCAGACAGTTGCTGAAAAAGCATCCAGGCATCCGCATTCACATTGCCAGCGGCGACTCTGTAAATGTTACTGAGGAGCTAGACAAGGGGTTGATTGACTTTGGCATTCTCTTTGATCCCAAGGATTTATCTAAATACAATCACTTAAAAATCCCAAAGAAAGATACCTGGGGAGTTTTAATGCTAAAGGACGCTCCTTTGGCTCAAAAAGAGGCCGTCCGCCCTGAGGATTTGTGGGATAAGCCTTTAATTTTATCCCGGCAGCATCGGGATGGAAGCGCTTTGTCCATATGGCTGAATAAAAGCGAAACTGACTTAAATATTGTAGCCACCTATAATCTGCTATATAATGGTTCTATTTTAGTGTCAGAGGGAATCGGCTATGCCATTACTTTAGATAAGATCATTAATACCCAAGGCAGTAATCTGTGTTTCAGGCCCCTGACTCCGTCTCTGCAGGCCAGTTTATGTATTGTCTGGAAAAAATATCAGGTGTTTACAAAAGCAGCCCAGCTGTTTCTCCAGGCTCTGCAGGAGAACTTATCGCCAGACAGCTGA
- a CDS encoding GntP family permease yields MSILWIPGFILLFAVLAYKRWSPVLLGPTVSVVLCIVTGLPVLETMMGPYMTATTDFIKSNFFVFFLGAVFGAIMEETNAAKAIAIWMSKITRGRFVLPLIMTIAGILCYGGVLGFVVYFAVYPITLHLCRQANISRALIPATIGAGCWTWANALPGSPAIPNVIASKSLGTLATSDLAAGIIFCGILMYVLCFLYLEWQAVRYKAMNKGFIMDDVVKEEMEEKPEGKLPKVWLALLPMAVILVLYNVIGISIEFALLAGVLVAFITMYSYGGGSEQWLKTFNKGAGNTTGVILNVSLVVGFAGVMKQTEMFQMMVDSIGSLSIPPLVFVAVTTAACSAASASSSGGMGVAMATFSGTYLSMGINPEIIHRVAVVAASTLDTLPHTGGQITLLQICHQTHKDSFSHIFVTQAIIPTICLIGLIIWHSIGF; encoded by the coding sequence ATGAGTATACTGTGGATTCCAGGGTTTATTCTATTATTTGCCGTCTTGGCATATAAAAGATGGAGCCCGGTTTTACTAGGACCGACAGTGTCGGTAGTTTTATGTATTGTAACAGGGCTGCCAGTGCTTGAGACAATGATGGGCCCCTATATGACCGCCACTACTGATTTTATTAAAAGTAATTTTTTTGTATTTTTCCTGGGGGCAGTTTTTGGAGCTATTATGGAGGAAACAAATGCTGCTAAAGCTATTGCTATATGGATGTCTAAAATAACAAGGGGCAGATTTGTACTTCCTTTGATTATGACTATAGCCGGCATTTTATGCTATGGCGGCGTATTAGGTTTTGTTGTGTATTTTGCCGTATATCCAATTACTCTACATTTATGCAGGCAAGCCAATATATCCAGAGCTTTAATACCGGCGACTATTGGAGCCGGATGTTGGACATGGGCAAATGCTCTTCCAGGAAGTCCTGCGATTCCCAATGTGATTGCTTCAAAATCTTTAGGAACTTTAGCCACATCTGATTTGGCAGCTGGAATTATTTTTTGCGGTATTTTAATGTATGTTCTTTGTTTCCTTTATTTGGAGTGGCAGGCTGTCAGATATAAGGCAATGAATAAAGGATTTATTATGGATGATGTGGTAAAAGAAGAAATGGAAGAGAAGCCTGAAGGGAAGCTGCCTAAAGTATGGCTTGCTTTACTTCCTATGGCAGTGATTTTAGTTTTATACAATGTTATAGGAATCAGTATTGAATTTGCTTTATTGGCAGGCGTGCTGGTTGCATTTATCACCATGTATTCATATGGGGGAGGATCTGAACAGTGGTTAAAAACATTTAATAAAGGAGCGGGAAATACAACTGGGGTTATATTGAATGTATCATTAGTAGTTGGATTTGCCGGGGTGATGAAGCAAACAGAAATGTTTCAGATGATGGTGGACAGTATTGGCAGTCTTTCAATACCACCTTTAGTATTTGTGGCAGTAACTACAGCTGCCTGCTCTGCCGCTTCAGCTTCCTCTTCAGGAGGAATGGGAGTGGCTATGGCTACATTTTCCGGCACATACCTTTCTATGGGAATAAATCCAGAAATTATACATAGGGTAGCGGTTGTGGCTGCTAGTACGTTGGATACCCTTCCTCATACAGGCGGACAGATTACGTTGCTTCAGATTTGCCATCAAACACATAAAGACTCCTTTAGCCATATTTTCGTAACACAGGCAATAATTCCTACTATTTGCCTGATAGGATTAATTATATGGCATAGCATAGGATTTTAA
- a CDS encoding DUF6282 family protein: protein MSTELLKDVYDLHIHPAPDVVKRKATDTQIAKKVVEAGMRGFAIKSHYFDTSGRAAIIKEIFPQCNAVGGIVLNLSAGGLNPAAVEMAAKAGTKIVWLPTMDAFNMWDFLRINHSPVPFGSARTDPDSVKGIQILEEGKLVSSVYEILDLIKEYNLVLATGHISKHESLAVFKEAKKRGIEKLIATHTEFPATYADIEEQKEYIKCGAKIEHNYLTILNKEFTMEKLKEQIQAVGAEHVILSSDLGQYMNPDPVEGFGDFLEKILEAGISQRDIYTMTAINTRELVE from the coding sequence ATGAGTACAGAATTATTGAAAGACGTATATGATTTGCATATTCATCCTGCACCGGACGTAGTAAAGAGAAAAGCTACAGATACACAAATAGCCAAAAAGGTAGTAGAGGCAGGAATGAGGGGCTTTGCAATAAAGTCCCATTATTTCGATACATCAGGTCGGGCGGCAATTATTAAAGAAATATTCCCTCAGTGTAACGCTGTAGGAGGAATTGTACTAAATCTTTCTGCAGGAGGTTTAAATCCTGCGGCTGTGGAAATGGCGGCCAAAGCGGGAACAAAAATTGTATGGCTTCCGACAATGGATGCATTTAATATGTGGGATTTTTTAAGGATTAATCATAGCCCTGTTCCATTTGGTTCAGCCAGAACAGACCCTGATTCTGTAAAAGGAATCCAAATACTTGAAGAGGGAAAACTGGTTTCTTCTGTTTATGAGATTCTGGATTTAATTAAAGAATATAATTTGGTTTTAGCTACCGGGCATATCTCAAAGCATGAAAGTCTGGCTGTTTTTAAGGAGGCTAAAAAACGTGGAATTGAGAAATTGATTGCCACTCATACAGAATTTCCGGCTACTTATGCAGATATAGAAGAACAGAAGGAATATATTAAATGCGGAGCTAAAATAGAACATAATTATTTAACTATTTTGAATAAAGAATTTACTATGGAAAAATTGAAAGAGCAGATACAGGCTGTAGGGGCAGAGCATGTTATATTGTCCAGCGATCTTGGACAATATATGAATCCTGATCCGGTGGAAGGCTTTGGAGATTTTTTGGAAAAGATTTTAGAGGCAGGGATTTCCCAGCGTGATATTTATACAATGACGGCAATAAATACAAGGGAGCTGGTAGAATAA
- a CDS encoding ABC transporter permease — protein sequence MFLIASDPGTGKIVAQTGKSEIHSLTDMFMNMAYLVFTGAMLSTFVIGEYENKLIQLMFSYPIKRQKIILSKVLAVCIFSFTALILSKLIAYIMLTTIKSAPETSIYMGELSFWAGMLTSAAASICSGCFAMLIGMKMKSSKAALISSFVIMLIVLGVTQGNILPCTSFGPAAAYIVQTAGAIAAIFISIWNVEREDVK from the coding sequence TTGTTTTTAATCGCAAGTGATCCTGGCACTGGAAAAATCGTTGCCCAGACGGGAAAAAGTGAAATTCATTCTTTGACAGATATGTTTATGAATATGGCGTACCTGGTATTTACTGGGGCCATGCTGTCCACCTTTGTAATTGGCGAATATGAAAATAAATTGATTCAGCTTATGTTTTCTTATCCTATTAAACGCCAGAAAATTATATTATCAAAGGTTTTGGCCGTGTGTATTTTTAGTTTTACAGCTTTGATATTAAGTAAACTGATTGCTTATATTATGCTGACTACAATAAAATCTGCCCCAGAAACAAGTATTTACATGGGAGAATTGTCATTTTGGGCTGGAATGCTGACCAGCGCAGCTGCATCCATTTGCAGCGGCTGCTTTGCTATGTTAATCGGTATGAAAATGAAATCTTCAAAAGCAGCCTTAATTTCATCTTTTGTGATTATGCTTATAGTGTTAGGCGTTACACAGGGAAATATTTTGCCCTGCACATCCTTCGGCCCGGCAGCGGCTTATATAGTACAGACTGCAGGGGCTATTGCAGCTATATTTATTTCTATATGGAATGTGGAAAGAGAGGATGTAAAGTAG
- a CDS encoding AbrB/MazE/SpoVT family DNA-binding domain-containing protein — MLAKAFVDNAKVMAKGQVTIPKDVRDILGVASGDRVTFVVEGNTVRIVNSAVYAMQMLQQEMAGEAERTGLDSEDDVVALVKELRNEDE; from the coding sequence ATGTTAGCAAAAGCGTTTGTGGACAATGCAAAAGTCATGGCGAAAGGACAGGTCACAATCCCGAAAGATGTTCGTGACATTCTCGGTGTGGCAAGCGGCGACAGGGTTACTTTCGTGGTGGAAGGAAACACTGTTCGTATCGTCAATTCTGCTGTCTACGCCATGCAAATGCTCCAACAGGAAATGGCCGGAGAAGCAGAACGCACCGGCCTGGATTCAGAAGATGATGTAGTGGCGCTTGTCAAAGAATTACGGAACGAGGACGAGTAA
- a CDS encoding putative toxin-antitoxin system toxin component, PIN family: MCEQNVDEMKRIFNKKFPHRLADLDKFLSVALMTLELVPSPTDENVSETQIRDVNGRPILRAAIEAKADVLLTGDKDFLESGVKNPAIMTPAEFLKY, translated from the coding sequence ATCTGTGAGCAGAACGTGGACGAAATGAAACGGATTTTCAACAAGAAATTTCCGCACCGTTTGGCGGATCTGGATAAATTCCTTTCGGTGGCTCTGATGACGTTGGAATTAGTCCCGAGCCCAACAGACGAGAACGTGTCGGAAACGCAAATCCGGGATGTAAATGGCCGCCCTATTTTGCGGGCGGCGATTGAGGCAAAGGCTGATGTCCTCCTTACCGGCGATAAAGATTTTTTAGAATCTGGCGTGAAAAATCCGGCGATTATGACACCGGCAGAATTTTTGAAATATTGA